The region CGCGGGGACTCAACGATATCCGTCCATTCGTGACATGCACAAGCAGCCATTACATGTACCTCACTACTTCTCTGTGGGCATGGGCGTGATGGTGTGCCGTTCAATCCAAGCCTCAACATCGCTGCGCTTGTACCGAACACTCCTTCCCAGCTTGACGTAGGGGAGGTCGTTCGCCGCGTGGCCTTCTCGCCAGCCTTCGCACCGGGCCCTCCGCAACGAGATACAGGCGAGACCGGTCATCTCATGCACCTGACGATCATTCAATAGTTCAACGGGACTCATGGGTTTGATCCTTTCACGATTGCGCCGTGCCTATCACTGCGCTCTGTTCATCACTGTACCACAAGTAGATGTGCCTGTCAATACCAAATCTTGGGCGATACTGGCGTAAGCGTAAGTGCATGACTGATAGGGAGTTGCGCGGATGTGCGGTCAAAAGCGGATCTGACAACGGGCCTAATGTCAAGATCAACGTGTGCAGAAACAACACCGCCCGCCAACCTCAACCGAGGTCAACGGGCGGATGTGCTGGGGGATGGGGGGTGTGCTACTCGTCTATGTCTGGGTTTGTCAGGTCCACCGGGTTACCGTCCTCATCAACGATGCCGATACGTTGGGTGTCCCCGCCTGCCGATGCCGCCTTCCTGCACCGCTCCATGTCCGCCACCGCCGCCGATAGGGTCCGATGCCGCCGGGATACGGGTGCATCGCTCATCTCATACTGCACTCTGTAGATCATCTCTGCTCCTCTCTGGTCTCGCCGAAAAAGCCTTCCTACAATGCCCTAGGTTCAACGATCTCCGGGGCGGTTGTCTTTCAGCCTGCCGGAAGCGCCGTAATGACGCCCTAAGGACTTTTGGCCGGGTTTCGCGGGTCAACCCGTGCAGGCAAGGATACCAGAACCGCCACCATGATGCCAGCCGTCCAGCAGGGGCACCACGGGGCCGCCGTCCAGCAGGGGCATCCCGGTATGGCCGGGCCTGCACCGGTCGTGTC is a window of bacterium DNA encoding:
- a CDS encoding helix-turn-helix domain-containing protein, with protein sequence MSPVELLNDRQVHEMTGLACISLRRARCEGWREGHAANDLPYVKLGRSVRYKRSDVEAWIERHTITPMPTEK